The nucleotide sequence gttctctgtctctctctctctctctcaacataGATGCACACCCCATACTGCTTGTACACAACATCAAACCCAACTTCCTGATCCTTTTGGTTTATATTGACAGGAAATACCAACAACACCCGCATATCCTGATTGGTCAAACTCTATGCAGGTTATTGCTCACAACATACCTTGATGAAAATGACACCTCAATTGATTGTCTTAAATGCTTACATATTGGCTTCTTGTGTAGGCTTATTATGGCGCTGGAGCTACTCCACCACCATTTTTTGCCTCAACTGTTGCTTCTCCAACTCCCCACCCCTATATATGGGGAGGCCAGGTGCGTATCTTCCtgtcatttgaacatttatACAGGTTTTTGTACTCAGAGATAGTATGTCTCTTTCACTCCCATTAAGGAGTGTGTTGTGACTTCCCTTTCTATCTTCAGCATTCTCTACTCACACCATACGGGACACCAGTTCCATACCCAGCTTTATATCCTCCAGGGGGTGTCTATGCGCACCCAAATATGGCCATGGTAATTTTCACTCTGCTGTGTTGATTCCATTTGGTATGATTATATCTCTTTCTTACCAcatttttaacataaaaatgttCTTGGGCATCTGGTTTGATCTCTTCAATTCTTCTTTAGACTACAAATCCAGTGCAAACAAATACAGAACCGGAAGCAAAGGGTGCCGATGGAAAAGACCGAAACTCAGCCAAAACATCTAAGGGTACTGGAGGAGGCAGGGCTGGCGAGAGTGGAAAGGTTACTTCAGGTTCAGGAAATGATGGTGCCTCTCAAAGGTATTCATGAATCATGTTTAAAAGTTTGATGTTGCAATCTTGAATAATAGGCTTCCATATAATTTGTAATGGATGTTGATTTGCAATATTTCTATCATTCATGATGCGTAGTTGACTGATAATATAATTACTTTTCAGCAATGCTGAAAGTGGTAGTGAAGACTCATCGGATACTAACGACGAAAATAATAACCATCAGGTATTATTTCTGCGAGTCTATTATCCCCATTAACTAATTAGTTTTGCTTTATCACTCATTTTTTGGGTGGGCTAATGATTCTGTTGAAGTATTGCAACCCATATTAGATACTATCGTGGGACAGATTATACATGTCAACCTAGATGAGATATTCTGAACAGTTTTGGCGTATCAAATTCACTTgcccaaaaaaaatcatcaaatttcAAATCTCTGTGTCTTGTTAAAATGCTTGGTATCATAATAGGCATGAATTCTAACTATCATCTGCCCTAATAATTTAGGAATATGGTGCAAATAAGAAGGGAAGCTTTGACCAGATGCTTGCTGATGGTATGTCTCTAATGTCCAACTTAAATTGTTAATGACTTTGTTTTGTTCTCAATAGTTGGTCTGTTTACATTGATTTTTTCTGCAGCCAATGCGCAGAATAGCACTAGAAATATTCAGGCTTCAGTGCGTGGGAAGCCTGTAGGCTCTATGCCTGCAACTAATCTAAATATTGGTATGGACTACTGGAACCCGTCTTCTGCTGCTACCGGAGCTGCAAAAGTGAGGCCTAATCCATCTGGTGCCTCAACCGCAGTTGCTCCTATTTCAAGTGTAATGCCAGACAATTGGGTCCATGTATGAGCATCtcagtttttttgttttgttattctTCTCTCTATTCTAAATAGCGTTTTATGTTTGAGATGATGACCGAAGGTGTTATTTGATGAAGCTATGTTGATTACAATCTCCCTCCTCCtgctgtttaaaaaaaaacacttacccTCCTCCTTATTTTGCAAGTTAAAGTAGTAATTTATTGGTGTGGCTTCATAATATGATATGCTATTCTAGGAGGTCATCTGCTTTTGATGCACTTGTGACTCTTCCCCCTTTTTAGTTGACAAGTCTCTGCTTTAGTGAGCTGATTTGTTGGGATATCTTTTTTATGGCAGTTAGACTATATTTTTACTTCGTATTTCTGCCTCTCACTCGTTGTAGCTCTGTTCTAACAGGATGAACGGGAAATGAAAA is from Tripterygium wilfordii isolate XIE 37 chromosome 14, ASM1340144v1, whole genome shotgun sequence and encodes:
- the LOC120015132 gene encoding G-box-binding factor 1-like, which codes for MGTGEEGAPAKASKPASSTQEIPTTPAYPDWSNSMQAYYGAGATPPPFFASTVASPTPHPYIWGGQHSLLTPYGTPVPYPALYPPGGVYAHPNMAMTTNPVQTNTEPEAKGADGKDRNSAKTSKGTGGGRAGESGKVTSGSGNDGASQSNAESGSEDSSDTNDENNNHQEYGANKKGSFDQMLADANAQNSTRNIQASVRGKPVGSMPATNLNIGMDYWNPSSAATGAAKVRPNPSGASTAVAPISSVMPDNWVHDEREMKKQKRKQSNRESARRSRLRKQAECEELQAKVETLNNDNHNLKDELKRLSEECGKLTSENNSIKEELVRLCGPEALENLEQSNNTSLAQCRGGEGNS